A single window of Pseudomonadota bacterium DNA harbors:
- a CDS encoding nodulation protein NfeD, whose amino-acid sequence MGLWWTDGKKDVTLKYIMGKIIISSHSGFWQLLAVVFLLAGGLMFLATDRLAAVEQLTAKPFGYVFEIEGPIGPATNDYLARGLNRARDDGAKLVIIRMDTPGGLDTSMRDIVKKIITAPVPVVSYVAPGGARAASAGTYILYASHVAAMAPGTNLGAATPVRIGGLPLPGGQPPERQPAPSQPPEEKPPPAAIPHDVMEKKIINDAVAYLRGLAQMRGRNVEWAEKAVREGASLPAEEAVAMGVVDILAVDLQELLTALDGRQVMVQGKVQIINTAELQLQMIKPDWRSRLLAVITNPNLAYIFMLLGIYGLFFEFTHPGYILPGVVGAICLLLALFAFHLLPVNYAGLALIILGLAFMLAEAFVPSFGALGIGGTVAFVVGSVILLRTEVEGFILSPWLVGFVALLSSGFVIGVLGMVVKARRRPVVSGREQLVGSEGEVLADFTGEGTIRLRGETWRARAVAKLTAGQRVRVTDMEGLTAIVKPVEEQQ is encoded by the coding sequence ATGGGACTCTGGTGGACAGATGGGAAAAAAGACGTTACACTGAAATATATCATGGGTAAGATTATTATATCATCTCATTCCGGCTTCTGGCAGTTATTGGCTGTAGTTTTTCTGCTGGCCGGCGGTTTGATGTTTTTGGCCACTGACCGGCTGGCAGCTGTTGAACAGCTGACCGCCAAGCCGTTTGGCTATGTCTTTGAGATTGAAGGCCCCATCGGGCCGGCTACCAACGATTACCTGGCCAGAGGCCTCAACCGGGCACGGGATGACGGCGCCAAGCTGGTGATCATCCGCATGGATACTCCCGGTGGTCTCGATACGTCCATGCGTGATATTGTCAAAAAAATCATCACCGCTCCGGTGCCGGTCGTGAGTTATGTCGCTCCGGGCGGCGCCCGGGCCGCCAGTGCCGGCACCTATATTCTCTATGCCAGCCACGTGGCGGCCATGGCCCCGGGAACCAATCTCGGGGCGGCCACCCCGGTGCGCATCGGCGGCCTGCCTCTCCCCGGCGGCCAGCCACCGGAACGTCAACCGGCACCATCCCAACCCCCGGAGGAAAAACCGCCGCCGGCAGCCATTCCCCATGACGTCATGGAAAAGAAGATTATCAATGACGCCGTCGCCTACCTGCGGGGCCTGGCCCAGATGCGCGGCCGCAACGTCGAGTGGGCTGAAAAGGCGGTCCGCGAGGGAGCCAGCCTGCCGGCCGAAGAGGCTGTTGCAATGGGAGTGGTGGATATCCTGGCCGTTGATCTCCAAGAGCTGCTGACCGCTCTTGACGGTCGCCAGGTGATGGTGCAGGGGAAAGTGCAGATTATCAATACCGCAGAGCTGCAGCTCCAGATGATCAAGCCCGACTGGCGCAGCCGGCTGCTGGCCGTGATTACCAACCCCAACCTGGCCTATATTTTCATGCTGCTGGGTATCTACGGTCTCTTTTTTGAGTTTACCCATCCGGGATATATTCTGCCGGGGGTGGTGGGGGCCATCTGCCTGTTGCTGGCGCTGTTTGCTTTTCATCTGCTGCCGGTCAACTACGCCGGCCTGGCCCTGATTATTCTGGGGTTGGCTTTCATGTTGGCCGAGGCCTTTGTTCCCAGCTTCGGGGCCCTCGGGATCGGGGGCACAGTGGCTTTTGTGGTTGGTTCGGTGATTCTTTTGCGTACCGAGGTGGAGGGCTTTATTCTTTCCCCCTGGCTGGTGGGCTTTGTGGCCCTGCTGTCCAGCGGCTTTGTCATCGGGGTTCTTGGCATGGTGGTTAAGGCCCGGCGCCGGCCGGTGGTCAGCGGACGGGAACAACTGGTGGGCAGTGAAGGAGAAGTGTTGGCCGATTTTACCGGCGAAGGAACTATCCGTCTGCGGGGTGAAACCTGGCGGGCCCGGGCGGTTGCTAAACTGACTGCCGGTCAACGGGTGCGGGTCACCGACATGGAGGGCTTAACAGCGATTGTCAAGCCTGTGGAAGAACAGCAGTAG
- a CDS encoding FprA family A-type flavoprotein: MPNSATKITDGVYWVGVNDHDTPFFEGLWALPKGMSYNAYLVRGEEKTALIELTKTTYTDEFIGRVEEIVPLNEVDYIIHNHMEPDHTGAIPAVYKLCPQAEILCTAKAKTFLDQFYGEGERVTAVKDGDSIDLGGKTLKFLSYPWLHWPDTMFTYLAEDKVLFSCDAFGGYGTVDDALFDDEMDLEAYWPEARRYLGTIVASYLQHVVKAIDKWVKGGMGIDILCPSHGPVYRQNPMAIISRYQEWAKNEKEAKVVMIVGSMWGNTHKMGEIVHRRLEEKGIEVKYFDAASAESGVILGEMLNVGGIVFGAPTYDANIYPKLEYYLMLFKDKKKNGYPVGVFTQNSWNVSVLPKMEAYLKDMKAEIIQPEVVGHGAPNTEVIEALQQMADNLAMRITNACACPLPG; the protein is encoded by the coding sequence ATGCCAAACAGTGCCACGAAAATTACCGATGGAGTATATTGGGTGGGGGTCAATGACCATGATACCCCATTTTTTGAAGGGTTATGGGCGTTGCCCAAGGGAATGAGCTATAATGCCTATCTGGTACGGGGTGAAGAAAAAACGGCCCTGATTGAACTTACCAAGACCACCTATACTGATGAATTTATCGGCCGGGTGGAAGAAATTGTTCCCCTGAATGAGGTTGATTATATCATTCATAATCACATGGAACCCGATCATACCGGAGCCATACCGGCAGTTTACAAGCTTTGCCCCCAGGCCGAAATTCTTTGTACCGCCAAAGCTAAAACTTTTCTTGACCAGTTTTACGGTGAAGGAGAGCGGGTGACGGCGGTAAAAGATGGTGACAGTATTGATCTTGGCGGCAAGACCCTGAAATTTCTCAGCTATCCCTGGCTTCACTGGCCTGACACCATGTTTACCTATCTGGCCGAAGATAAAGTACTCTTTTCCTGTGATGCTTTTGGCGGCTACGGGACGGTTGATGATGCTCTTTTTGATGATGAGATGGATCTGGAAGCTTATTGGCCTGAAGCCAGGCGTTATCTGGGGACCATCGTCGCTTCTTATTTACAGCATGTGGTCAAGGCTATTGATAAGTGGGTAAAAGGTGGGATGGGCATTGATATTTTATGTCCGTCCCACGGGCCGGTTTACCGGCAGAATCCCATGGCGATTATCAGCCGTTACCAGGAATGGGCAAAAAATGAGAAAGAAGCAAAGGTAGTAATGATTGTTGGTTCCATGTGGGGCAATACCCATAAGATGGGAGAAATAGTTCACCGACGTTTGGAAGAAAAGGGTATTGAAGTTAAATATTTTGATGCCGCCAGTGCCGAATCAGGAGTGATTCTCGGAGAAATGCTGAATGTCGGCGGGATTGTTTTCGGGGCGCCTACCTATGATGCTAATATCTACCCCAAACTGGAATATTATCTGATGCTGTTTAAGGACAAGAAAAAGAACGGCTACCCGGTTGGTGTTTTTACCCAGAACAGCTGGAATGTTAGCGTACTGCCGAAAATGGAAGCGTACCTGAAGGATATGAAGGCTGAAATCATCCAACCGGAAGTTGTCGGCCATGGAGCCCCGAATACGGAAGTGATTGAAGCTTTGCAGCAGATGGCTGATAATCTGGCCATGAGGATTACCAATGCTTGTGCCTGTCCGCTGCCGGGATGA
- a CDS encoding flagellar brake protein, producing the protein MYEIDLGTPLQVQLEKMPDRFKSVLVGVDPGQYMIIHQPLAENAKAIFVPGKTIVVRFLHRGSVYGFQAEIICVVEVPAALLLIKYPAKIEDHNLRNHKRVDCYLPSHLLVGKMTFNSRIIDLSKGGCQVALEISEMEGISNPMDVDQQVNLSFCLPGLVDELNLEGVVKKILNDKNQIKIGLKFNEIEAKYKAKFYEFLAHAGA; encoded by the coding sequence ATGTATGAAATTGACTTAGGCACCCCATTGCAGGTCCAGCTTGAGAAAATGCCGGATCGTTTTAAAAGTGTTCTGGTTGGAGTTGATCCGGGACAGTATATGATTATCCACCAACCCTTGGCAGAGAATGCTAAGGCCATTTTTGTTCCCGGGAAAACGATTGTTGTCAGATTTTTACATCGGGGGAGTGTCTATGGTTTTCAAGCTGAAATTATTTGTGTGGTGGAAGTTCCCGCTGCTCTTTTGCTTATTAAGTATCCAGCCAAGATAGAAGATCATAATTTACGCAACCATAAAAGAGTTGATTGTTATCTTCCCAGCCATCTCCTGGTTGGTAAGATGACGTTTAATTCCCGGATTATTGATTTAAGTAAAGGAGGCTGTCAGGTTGCCCTTGAAATCAGCGAGATGGAGGGCATTTCTAACCCCATGGATGTTGATCAGCAGGTCAACCTTTCTTTTTGCCTTCCTGGATTGGTAGATGAACTTAATCTTGAAGGAGTAGTAAAGAAAATACTTAACGATAAAAATCAAATAAAAATTGGCTTAAAATTTAATGAGATAGAGGCAAAATATAAAGCTAAATTTTATGAATTTCTTGCCCACGCCGGTGCCTGA
- a CDS encoding FAD-dependent oxidoreductase has translation MEYVIIGNGIAGVSAVEAIRQLDRRGNITLVADEDHHPYCRPMISNLLAGSIAADCLAIRSPSFYDDLHINPVLGHRVEAIEPAERVIKVGRAGRSIPFDRLLIASGADPRILDIPGSQLPEVFCLRTQSQVQSILATAECAERAVVVGGGLVGLKAAHALQSRGLQVTMLIRSAHPLTMQVDKLAGQMILEKLRHNGLRVLVEAEVAEFNGQHGSLKFITLADGTEIPASLVVIAKGVTPSTSFVFNDQLSLGYGQGILIDKNMETTVAGIYAAGDVAETIDIARQTRRVNAIWPEAVQQGIIAGMNMAGRKVVYQGSLSRNVMRFYGLDVMTAGLVDPPFDDDRYEVISSLKAQKSKYHKLVFRHDRLVGMLLINDLEQGGVLSSLIRRGLPVQGRKERLLESGFQAGKLIYV, from the coding sequence ATGGAATATGTCATCATCGGCAATGGCATTGCCGGTGTCAGTGCTGTCGAAGCCATCCGTCAACTGGATCGGCGAGGAAATATTACCCTGGTTGCCGATGAAGATCACCATCCCTACTGTCGGCCGATGATCAGTAATCTTCTGGCGGGATCAATTGCTGCTGATTGTCTGGCCATTCGTTCCCCCTCCTTTTATGATGATCTCCATATAAATCCTGTTTTAGGCCACCGGGTGGAGGCAATTGAACCGGCCGAAAGGGTTATTAAAGTGGGTAGGGCAGGGCGCAGTATACCGTTTGATCGGCTTTTAATTGCTTCCGGTGCTGATCCACGCATCCTGGATATTCCCGGTTCTCAACTGCCTGAAGTTTTCTGCCTGCGAACCCAATCTCAGGTGCAATCTATTCTTGCGACGGCAGAATGCGCCGAAAGAGCCGTGGTCGTGGGTGGCGGGCTGGTCGGTTTAAAAGCCGCCCATGCCTTGCAGTCCAGGGGGCTGCAGGTCACCATGCTTATTCGTTCAGCTCATCCGCTGACCATGCAGGTTGATAAACTGGCCGGACAAATGATCCTGGAAAAATTGCGTCATAATGGTTTGCGGGTCTTGGTTGAGGCTGAGGTAGCCGAATTCAATGGACAACATGGTTCTCTTAAATTTATAACCTTGGCGGATGGGACGGAAATACCGGCAAGTCTGGTTGTGATTGCCAAAGGCGTCACCCCTTCAACCAGCTTTGTTTTTAATGATCAACTATCCCTCGGGTATGGACAGGGCATTCTTATTGACAAAAATATGGAAACCACAGTTGCGGGAATTTATGCTGCCGGTGATGTGGCGGAAACCATAGATATCGCCCGTCAGACGAGAAGGGTTAATGCCATCTGGCCGGAAGCCGTCCAGCAGGGAATTATCGCTGGCATGAATATGGCCGGCCGGAAAGTGGTTTATCAGGGCAGTCTGAGTCGTAACGTCATGCGCTTTTATGGTCTGGATGTGATGACGGCGGGGCTGGTTGATCCTCCTTTTGATGATGATCGTTATGAGGTGATATCTTCTTTGAAGGCACAGAAATCAAAATATCACAAACTGGTATTTCGTCATGATCGGTTGGTGGGTATGCTCTTGATCAATGATCTTGAACAGGGAGGGGTGCTGTCGTCTCTGATTCGACGTGGTCTGCCGGTTCAGGGGCGAAAGGAAAGGCTGCTGGAATCTGGCTTCCAGGCGGGGAAGTTGATTTATGTCTAG
- a CDS encoding alpha/beta hydrolase, with product MTMGPFLTFYKSIVVGMSFASKFILIFVFLLLVGCAILPDDEASLVLEDLAARGKSSRLKERTSDPVRRLLTYSDHGRHCQADLYLPGQPPRAGIVLIPGVAALGRNDPRLVAFATTLARVRFLVLVPDIPNLRALMIQSDDVQRIVGAFPHLVSRSELPAGSRIGIGAFSYAAGPAILAALDPAIRERVDFILGVGGYYNLRQVITFFTTGYFRERGRWRYLKPNRYGKWVFVLSNVGRLTNAMDQQVFRFMAERRLKDPDAPIADLAGALTAEGQALFALLENRDPERTPFLIAKLPAAIGNDIEALNLANQDLSRLRAKLILLHGTDDEIIPYSESVALAAAAPAGRAQLFLIAGLAHVDILPRKLDRRALWRAINALLGERGR from the coding sequence ATGACGATGGGACCCTTTCTGACTTTTTACAAGTCCATTGTAGTTGGTATGAGTTTCGCGAGCAAGTTTATCCTGATCTTTGTATTCCTGCTGCTGGTGGGATGCGCGATTCTGCCGGATGACGAAGCATCACTGGTCCTCGAAGATCTGGCTGCTCGGGGCAAGTCGAGCCGGCTTAAGGAGCGTACCTCGGACCCGGTGCGCCGACTACTGACATATAGCGATCATGGACGCCATTGCCAGGCCGACCTTTACCTTCCAGGTCAGCCGCCACGCGCCGGCATCGTTCTGATACCGGGGGTAGCTGCTCTTGGCCGGAATGATCCCCGTCTGGTTGCTTTTGCCACCACTCTGGCCCGGGTGCGTTTTCTCGTGCTGGTGCCGGACATTCCCAATTTGCGGGCCCTCATGATCCAGTCCGATGATGTCCAGAGAATTGTGGGAGCCTTTCCCCACTTGGTTTCCCGTTCCGAACTCCCGGCGGGTAGCCGGATTGGCATCGGGGCTTTCAGCTACGCCGCCGGGCCGGCGATTTTGGCAGCCCTGGACCCGGCAATTCGCGAACGGGTAGATTTCATTTTAGGCGTTGGGGGTTACTACAATTTACGGCAGGTAATTACTTTTTTTACCACCGGCTATTTTCGCGAGAGGGGTCGGTGGCGCTATCTCAAGCCCAACCGGTACGGCAAGTGGGTATTCGTACTCAGCAATGTTGGGCGGCTGACCAATGCCATGGACCAACAAGTCTTTCGATTCATGGCCGAACGCCGGCTGAAAGACCCTGATGCTCCAATCGCGGATCTGGCCGGTGCCCTTACAGCTGAAGGCCAGGCGCTTTTTGCCCTGTTGGAAAATCGGGATCCGGAGCGCACCCCATTTCTCATTGCCAAACTTCCGGCGGCCATCGGCAACGATATCGAGGCTTTGAATCTCGCCAATCAGGACCTGTCCCGGTTGCGGGCGAAGTTGATTCTGCTTCATGGTACTGACGATGAGATCATCCCCTATTCTGAAAGCGTGGCATTAGCGGCAGCCGCACCTGCCGGCCGGGCTCAACTGTTTCTCATTGCCGGCCTGGCGCATGTGGACATTCTTCCCCGGAAATTGGATCGCCGGGCTCTGTGGCGTGCCATCAATGCCCTGTTAGGGGAGAGAGGCCGCTGA
- a CDS encoding slipin family protein, producing MISHVITYIILGLLVGLAASAIRVLREYQRGVVFTLGRFWKVKGPGLIILIPIIQQMVRVDLRTIVMDVPSQDVISRDNVSVKVNAVVYFRVLDPEKAIIQVENYYVATSQLAQTTLRSVLGQHELDEMLAEREKLNENLQHLLDEQTDRWGIKVSNVEIKHVDLDESMIRAIARQAEAERERRAKIIHAEGELQASEKLLQASNVLAKNPQALQLRYLQTLTEIAAEQNSTIIFPLPIDLLKPLMWQFKAGDEAAEQ from the coding sequence ATGATTAGCCATGTTATCACGTATATCATTCTCGGCCTGTTGGTGGGTCTGGCGGCCAGCGCCATCCGGGTGCTGCGGGAATATCAGCGCGGCGTTGTTTTTACTCTGGGGCGTTTCTGGAAAGTCAAGGGTCCGGGATTGATCATCCTGATTCCCATCATTCAGCAGATGGTACGCGTTGATCTGCGGACCATCGTCATGGATGTTCCCAGTCAGGATGTCATCTCCCGCGACAACGTTTCGGTCAAGGTCAACGCGGTGGTCTATTTTCGGGTTCTGGACCCGGAAAAAGCCATTATCCAGGTGGAAAATTATTATGTTGCCACCAGCCAACTGGCTCAGACCACTTTGCGATCGGTGCTTGGCCAGCACGAATTGGACGAAATGCTGGCCGAACGGGAAAAACTGAATGAAAACCTGCAGCATCTGCTGGATGAACAGACGGACCGCTGGGGTATCAAGGTCAGCAACGTCGAGATCAAGCACGTTGATCTGGATGAAAGCATGATCCGCGCCATTGCCCGCCAGGCGGAGGCCGAACGTGAACGGCGGGCCAAGATCATCCATGCCGAAGGGGAACTGCAGGCCTCCGAAAAGCTGCTCCAGGCCTCCAATGTGCTGGCTAAAAATCCCCAGGCACTGCAACTTCGCTACCTGCAGACCCTGACCGAGATTGCCGCCGAACAGAATTCCACCATCATCTTCCCGCTGCCCATTGATCTGCTCAAACCGCTGATGTGGCAGTTTAAGGCCGGGGATGAAGCAGCAGAGCAATGA
- a CDS encoding 4Fe-4S dicluster domain-containing protein: MKQVQVHPERCVGCMQCMLACATAHSQTKKLFSAVNESPLPKPRIHVGAGLFHEGFPNRCHHCDPAPCMLACLPGAIFRDPDTGTVLIDPDLCINCASCAMACPFGVLRYHQDWAAPPAKTIAQKCDNCLDRQHIGLVPACVEVCKTGALTFEESDAALKRKTHEVACAIASGLEQQPLIPMGVELLRATKKQRSHLQC; this comes from the coding sequence ATGAAACAAGTCCAGGTTCACCCCGAGCGCTGTGTCGGCTGCATGCAATGCATGCTTGCCTGTGCCACCGCTCATTCGCAAACGAAAAAACTTTTTTCAGCGGTAAATGAAAGTCCGTTGCCAAAACCACGAATACATGTGGGGGCCGGATTGTTTCATGAAGGATTTCCTAACCGCTGTCATCACTGTGATCCGGCACCCTGCATGCTGGCCTGCCTTCCGGGAGCGATTTTTCGCGATCCTGACACCGGTACGGTGCTTATTGATCCCGATCTTTGTATTAATTGTGCTTCCTGTGCCATGGCTTGTCCTTTCGGGGTTTTGCGCTATCACCAGGACTGGGCAGCGCCACCGGCGAAAACTATCGCCCAGAAATGTGATAATTGTCTTGATCGGCAGCACATAGGCCTGGTTCCCGCTTGTGTTGAGGTCTGCAAAACCGGGGCCTTGACCTTTGAGGAATCAGATGCGGCGCTGAAACGAAAAACCCATGAAGTTGCCTGTGCCATTGCTTCCGGCTTGGAACAACAGCCGTTGATTCCTATGGGGGTTGAGTTATTGCGCGCGACTAAAAAGCAGCGTAGTCACCTGCAATGTTGA
- the cooS gene encoding anaerobic carbon-monoxide dehydrogenase catalytic subunit: MSSKYEVHTITKDGQLLLQKMEQDQVETVWDRLATQDPQCGYCEMGLSCRICAMGPCRVDPFGEGPQQGVCGADADIIVARNLGRMIAGGAAAHSDHGRDLVEVLAEVAAGRAPGYSIADEEKLLKVAREYGIDTAGRKILEIAGELAVALQEEFGTRKGYLTMANRAPEKRGEIWKKAGITPRGIDRETSEMMHRTHIGVDNGWQSLLLHGLRNALSDGWGGSMIATEVSDILFGTPKPSPNLVNIGVLQENEVNIVVHGHNPVVSEKVMEACESTDMVKLARDKGAKGINLVGVCCTGTELLMRHGIPMAGNFLMSELIIGTGAVEMMIVDYQCIMPSLGAAIAPHYHTKMVSTSDKARFPGMEHREFHPDNAAELARQLVREAIENFDQRGEIYLPVQPTPSVGGFSVEAIIEALGGTPQPLIDAITAGKIRGAVGVVGCNNPKIKHDYGHVTLTKRLIENDYLVVDTGCASFANAKAGLKVAEAIKSAGPGLREVCGSLGIPPVLNMGSCVDNVRILMLASALANALQVDICDLPLAGAAPEWFTEKAISIGTYFVASGVYTVLGPMPPITGSMNIVNLLTSGLDDVVGATFAVEADPEKAALLIQRHIETKRKSLGLSYREL, translated from the coding sequence ATGAGTTCAAAATATGAAGTTCACACCATTACTAAAGATGGTCAATTGTTATTGCAGAAAATGGAACAGGATCAGGTGGAAACCGTTTGGGATCGGCTGGCGACCCAAGATCCCCAGTGTGGCTATTGTGAGATGGGCTTGAGTTGCCGTATTTGCGCCATGGGTCCTTGTCGTGTTGACCCTTTTGGTGAGGGTCCCCAGCAGGGAGTTTGTGGTGCCGATGCCGATATTATCGTCGCCAGAAATCTGGGGCGTATGATTGCCGGTGGTGCGGCCGCTCATTCGGATCATGGGCGCGATCTGGTGGAAGTGCTGGCCGAGGTAGCCGCCGGCCGGGCGCCGGGATATTCTATTGCCGATGAGGAAAAACTGTTGAAGGTGGCCAGGGAGTATGGAATTGATACAGCCGGCCGGAAAATATTGGAAATTGCCGGGGAACTGGCGGTGGCTTTGCAGGAGGAATTTGGAACCCGCAAAGGTTATTTAACCATGGCCAACCGGGCACCGGAAAAAAGGGGTGAAATATGGAAAAAGGCTGGCATTACCCCCCGGGGAATTGACCGGGAAACTTCGGAAATGATGCATCGCACCCATATCGGGGTGGATAATGGTTGGCAGAGTCTCTTGCTTCATGGGCTTAGAAATGCCCTTTCCGATGGGTGGGGAGGTTCGATGATTGCCACTGAAGTTTCTGATATTCTATTTGGCACCCCCAAACCATCGCCGAATCTGGTCAATATCGGCGTGCTGCAAGAAAATGAGGTTAATATTGTTGTTCACGGTCATAATCCAGTAGTTTCAGAAAAGGTTATGGAGGCCTGTGAGTCTACCGATATGGTGAAGCTGGCCCGGGATAAAGGGGCAAAAGGCATTAATCTCGTGGGAGTATGCTGCACTGGTACCGAGCTGCTCATGCGTCATGGTATCCCGATGGCCGGTAATTTTTTAATGAGTGAATTGATTATCGGTACTGGGGCCGTGGAGATGATGATTGTCGATTATCAGTGCATTATGCCATCTCTGGGGGCTGCCATCGCTCCTCATTATCATACGAAAATGGTTAGTACAAGTGACAAAGCCCGTTTTCCGGGAATGGAGCATCGGGAATTTCATCCGGATAATGCGGCGGAACTTGCCCGGCAGCTGGTCCGGGAAGCCATCGAAAATTTTGACCAGCGTGGCGAAATCTATCTTCCGGTTCAACCAACACCATCGGTGGGCGGTTTTTCCGTCGAGGCGATTATCGAGGCTCTGGGTGGTACACCCCAGCCGTTGATTGATGCCATAACGGCTGGAAAGATTCGCGGTGCTGTAGGGGTGGTGGGTTGTAATAATCCCAAGATCAAGCATGATTATGGGCATGTGACCCTGACCAAGCGGCTGATAGAAAATGATTATCTGGTAGTTGATACGGGTTGCGCGTCTTTTGCTAATGCCAAGGCCGGCTTAAAAGTGGCTGAGGCGATAAAATCTGCCGGTCCCGGTCTGCGGGAGGTGTGTGGGTCCCTTGGCATTCCGCCGGTATTGAATATGGGCAGTTGTGTTGATAATGTCCGTATCCTGATGCTGGCGTCGGCGCTGGCCAATGCCCTTCAGGTTGATATCTGTGATCTACCCCTGGCCGGAGCGGCACCGGAATGGTTTACGGAAAAAGCCATTTCCATCGGTACCTATTTTGTTGCTTCTGGCGTGTATACGGTGCTGGGACCCATGCCACCGATTACCGGCAGCATGAATATTGTCAACCTGTTGACTTCAGGCCTTGATGACGTGGTTGGCGCAACTTTTGCGGTGGAAGCAGATCCGGAAAAGGCCGCCCTGCTGATCCAGCGACATATTGAAACCAAAAGGAAGTCTTTAGGATTATCATACCGGGAATTATGA